One window of Chlamydia sp. 04-14 genomic DNA carries:
- the yajC gene encoding preprotein translocase subunit YajC, which translates to MLSRLFMCFLFLLSSSSLLADEEGTQVKSTFAQPAVMLGIAILFFYFILWRPEQKRRKAMEKRKNELAKGDKVTAMGILGTIDEIREHTVILNITSGKIEMLKAAISEILKPDGTKA; encoded by the coding sequence ATGTTATCTCGTTTATTCATGTGTTTTTTATTTCTGTTGAGTTCGTCATCTCTTCTTGCTGATGAAGAAGGCACTCAAGTAAAAAGTACTTTTGCTCAACCCGCTGTAATGCTGGGTATTGCCATTTTGTTCTTTTACTTCATTTTATGGCGTCCTGAACAAAAACGCAGAAAAGCCATGGAAAAACGCAAAAATGAACTTGCGAAAGGCGATAAAGTTACTGCTATGGGGATTTTAGGAACTATTGACGAAATCCGAGAACATACTGTAATTCTTAACATTACCTCTGGGAAAATCGAAATGCTAAAAGCAGCAATTTCTGAAATTTTGAAACCCGATGGAACTAAAGCATAA
- a CDS encoding class I SAM-dependent RNA methyltransferase, whose amino-acid sequence MPAVMNCKHLGICGGCSSPQTAYADSLKTKELILHELFSPIFPPAEILPVIPCDPILRGRNKMEFSFFQTNDGKKSLGFITPTKPKQGVAITECLMIHEHAVDILNLTRSWWDNHPELTAYYPPFNKGSLCTLTVRIGNPKQTLMVILTTSAREEYAVRKELIEEWKNALITSNLPIISIVWEEKVSAKNAPTYFRSHLIHGEPFIEQTLTLPKDGNSGVFHVRPRSFFQPQSLQGAKIIEIAKEFMNPQGSETLLDLYCGAGTIGIMLSAYVKKVIGVEIVPDAVDSAKENILINKKENLIEVHLEDVKTFCRRHQDCPPPDVVVIDPPRCGMQNKVLKYLLRIFPKKIIYISCNPKIQFEECCSLISAGYRIKKVQPLDQFPHSPHLENIILLEREDNL is encoded by the coding sequence ATGCCTGCAGTAATGAATTGTAAACATCTAGGCATTTGTGGAGGATGTTCTTCACCTCAAACTGCCTATGCTGATTCTTTAAAAACTAAAGAACTCATTTTACACGAACTTTTTTCTCCTATTTTTCCTCCTGCAGAAATTCTTCCCGTGATTCCTTGCGACCCAATATTACGTGGGAGAAATAAGATGGAATTCTCATTTTTTCAAACAAATGACGGAAAGAAAAGTCTAGGATTTATTACGCCTACAAAACCTAAACAGGGTGTTGCTATTACAGAATGTCTCATGATTCATGAACATGCTGTCGATATTCTAAATCTTACACGCAGTTGGTGGGATAATCATCCTGAACTTACAGCTTACTATCCTCCTTTTAATAAAGGTTCTCTCTGTACCCTTACTGTGCGTATCGGAAATCCAAAACAGACACTCATGGTTATTTTAACCACATCTGCAAGAGAAGAGTATGCTGTTAGGAAAGAACTTATTGAGGAATGGAAAAATGCCCTCATAACTTCTAATCTCCCTATTATCTCTATTGTTTGGGAAGAAAAAGTCAGCGCAAAAAATGCTCCGACATATTTTCGTTCTCACTTAATTCATGGGGAACCATTTATTGAACAAACATTAACACTACCCAAAGATGGTAATTCTGGGGTGTTTCATGTGCGGCCTAGAAGCTTCTTTCAGCCTCAAAGTCTTCAAGGAGCAAAAATCATTGAAATTGCTAAAGAGTTTATGAATCCACAAGGATCCGAAACACTACTCGATCTCTATTGTGGTGCAGGAACTATAGGCATTATGCTCTCCGCCTACGTCAAAAAGGTTATAGGAGTAGAAATTGTCCCAGACGCTGTAGATTCTGCAAAAGAAAATATCCTAATAAATAAAAAAGAAAATCTCATTGAAGTGCATCTAGAAGATGTAAAAACATTTTGTAGAAGACATCAAGACTGCCCTCCTCCAGATGTAGTTGTTATCGATCCTCCACGTTGTGGAATGCAAAATAAAGTTCTTAAATATCTTCTGAGAATTTTTCCAAAAAAAATTATTTACATTTCCTGTAATCCTAAAATACAGTTTGAGGAATGTTGCAGTTTAATTTCTGCAGGTTATCGTATCAAAAAAGTGCAACCTTTGGATCAATTTCCCCATTCTCCGCACTTAGAAAATATTATTTTGCTAGAAAGAGAGGATAACCTCTAG
- the hctA gene encoding histone H1-like protein HctA has product MALKDTAKKMRDLLESIQHDLDKAERGNKAAAQRVRTDSIKLEKIAKLYRKESIKAEKSGLMKRKPATKAKKATAAKKPAKSAPKPKAKVKAKPKAKAKAAPKAKAKVKAKAPAKKTPAKAKAKKISKSRSLRK; this is encoded by the coding sequence ATGGCGCTAAAAGATACGGCAAAAAAAATGAGAGATCTGTTGGAAAGTATCCAACATGACTTAGACAAAGCCGAAAGAGGAAATAAAGCAGCAGCTCAGCGAGTACGTACCGACTCCATCAAACTAGAGAAAATTGCTAAGCTTTATAGAAAAGAATCGATCAAAGCTGAAAAGTCTGGTTTGATGAAACGCAAGCCTGCAACAAAAGCTAAAAAAGCTACTGCCGCTAAAAAGCCTGCAAAATCTGCACCTAAGCCTAAGGCAAAAGTAAAAGCTAAACCAAAAGCTAAAGCTAAAGCCGCTCCTAAAGCGAAAGCAAAAGTAAAAGCAAAAGCCCCTGCAAAAAAGACTCCAGCAAAAGCAAAAGCCAAAAAAATCTCTAAATCTCGCTCCCTAAGAAAATAA